In Pseudomonas glycinae, the DNA window CGGCTGCCGGCCTGCGTTCCGAGCACAACGGTGATGCTCAATACAATCAGCAGCACCAGCGACAACAACGCCAGCGCCGATATTTTCAAACCACGCTTCACAGCTCAGGCCCCATGGAAAAGTGCAGCCGGATGCCGCCATCGTCGTCCAGCGCGTGGGCCAGGTCGAGGCGGATCGGCCCCACTGGCGAAACCCAGCGCACACCGATACCGACCCCGGTCTTGAGGTTCGGCAGTTCGAGTTTGTTGAAGGAGTTGCCCTGATCGACGAAAGTCGCCACGCGCCACTTCTCGGCAATCGAGTATTGATACTCGACGCTGCCGGCCACCATGTAGCGCCCGCCGATGCGGTCGCCCTCGGAGTTCTCCGGGGACAGGCTCTGATAGTCGTAACCACGCACGCTCTGATCGCCACCGGCGAAGAAGCGCAGCGACGGCGGCACCGATTTGTAGCCGTTGGTGGCGCTGCCGCCGACCTGGACCCGGCCGAGCAGACGGTGCTTGTCGAACACGGTGGTCAGGCCTTTGACCAACGCCGTGCCGTAAACCAGGTTGTTGTCTGAGCCGAGGCCTTCTTTCGCCACTTTGCTTTCGAAGGTCAGGCGATAGCCATTGTGCGGATCGATGCGGTTGTCGCTCTTGAGGTAGGAATAGCTGACACCGGGCATCAGCAAGGTGCTCAGGCCGGAGTCATCGCCGAGCTGATATTCCTCGCGCTGCCATTTCAGCGAGATCACCCGCTGCCAGCCGCTCGGCAATTTGCTGTGCCATTCCGGGCCGAAGGTCAGCAGCTTGCTCAAGGTGTCGGAACCGTCGATGTCCTCGTATTGATAACCGCCGGCCCAGCGCAGCTTATCGGTCAGCGGCGGATCCAGCGGGATGTCATAGAACAGGCCGACGTTCTGCCGTGGCGCCGACAGTTCGGCCTCCCAGCCATAACTGTCGCCCTGCGGGTTGACCCAGTGGCGGGTCCAGTTGGCCTTGATGCGCGGGCCGACGTCAGTGGAATAACCAAGACCCAGGCCCATGGTGCGCGGCTTGCGGGTGTCGAGTTTGACGTCCACCGGGATTACGTCGTTTTTTGCGGCGGTCGGCGCGGCATCGACCCGCACACCTTCGAAGTAGCCGCTCGATTGCAGGTCGCGGTTGAGTTCGGCGATCAGCTCGGAGTCATACGGCTCGCCGGCCTTGAACGGCACCATGCGTTGCAGCAGGTCTTCGTCGAACGGGGTGTCGCCTTCGAAGCTGACCTTGCCCAGCGCATAACGCGGGCCGCTTTCGTAGATCAGTTCGACGTCGGCGACCCCGGCGCGTGGGTCGACCATCAATTTCTGGCTGGTGAAACGGCCACTGAAGAAGCCATAGCGCGAGGCCTGATTCTGAATCAGGCGTTTGGCGTCTTCGTAACGCCCATGGTTGAGCACCGCGCCGGGCTTGAGCACGTCACTTTTCGGGACTCGAAAGGATTTGAGGGAGGCCGCCGGACCGTTGACGCGAACGGTCACGTTGCGCAGGCGGATCGGCTCGCCGGGATCGATGTTCAGCACCAGACGCGGTTTTTCACCGCCCTTGACGTCACTTTCGATCTGCGGCTGGTAATAACCCAAGGCCTGGGCGGCCTTGCGCGCCTGCTCTTCGGCGCCGCGACTGAAGCGCTGCAAGGCTTCTTCGTCACGATCGCCGAGGCTGCCGATATAGCCTTCTATATTGGCTTTCAGTTCATCGTTGGACGGTTTGATCCGCACATCCAATTCACTTTGCGCCAGCGCCGCGCAGCTGCTTAACAGCATGAGCACGCCACTGGTAAATCTTCCTGGAAACTTCATAGGCGCGGATGCTATCACGGGCTTGGGAGCGTGATAGAACAGGAAATTTCCGAAAAAGTTCGATGGTCATCCCGTTGCTGTTTGTAACACCTGCGGGTTGGCGTGGAAAAACACGTGCTCGCGCACCGGGCCGACGGCCACTTCACCGATTTCCTCGTAACCCTGACGCTTGTAGAACTCCAGGTAACGCGGGTTGCCGGTGTCGAGGATCACGCCTTGGGAGGTTTCGTCCACCGCGCACCAGTTGTGCACCGCTTGCAGCAGCTGTTCGCCAAAGTGTTTGCCCTGAAATTGGGGATGCACACCGAGCAGCGGCAGCATGTGCACCGAGTCGGTCGGCACGCAGGCTTCAACGGCAGCGTGGTATTCCAGATAACGCCGGGTGCAGCGGAAACCGGTGCTCAACACCATGCGCAAACGCCAGGCCCAACTCTCGGTAACACCCAGACGCCGCTGCGGCGGCGCGATCAGGGCGATGCCGATCAAGCGGTCGTTGACCAACAGGCCGATGGCCGGCAGATCCTGCAGGAAATGCTGTTTGACCAGCTCCCGCACCGTGGCCCGTACCCGCTGCTCGTAACCCGGACGCTCGGCTTCGAACAGGTAGGCGAAGGTCGGCTCGTGACGATAGGCCTGATAAAGAAGGGATCGCGCTTCACGGGAATAGCCGCGGTCGAGCATATGAATGTCGGCAATGGCGGTTTGGGTTTCAGGCATGACGGTGATTCTCCCCGGGGCGTGCTCGGATGGCGGCGCTCTTGTTGGTACGAACCTTTTGGTGATGGCACAGTTCCCCACAGGTATAGACCAACCAGAGATCTTCATCGACTGGTCGGGCCTCATCGCTGGCAAGCCAGCTCCCACAGGTTTTTCCTGCGTACACAAGTTTTGTGTACGACCCGGACACTGTGGGAGCCTGGCTTGCCAGCGATGGGGCCGTTACAGGCAGCGCACCTCTGACAGACCTGAATGAATCTGCTTACCCCACGCTGGCCCAGATCCTACATGTCAGCTAGCATCGCCCTTTTGCCAGGACTGCCGACCATGAAGATCGTTTCCTTCAACATCAACGGACTGCGGGCCCGTCCGCATCAGCTGGCGGCGCTGATCGAGAAGCATCAGCCGGACGTGATCGGCCTGCAGGAAACCAAGGTCCACGACGACCAGTTCCCGCTGGATGAAGTGCGGGCCCTGGGTTATCACGTGTATTTCCACGGCCAGAAAGGTCATTACGGCGTTGCCCTGCTCTCGCGCCAGGAACCGATTGCTGTGCACAAGGGCTTTGCCACCGATGAAGAAGACGCGCAGCGACGCTTCATCTGGGGCACATTCGCCGACGCCAACGGCGTGCCGGTGACGATCATGAACGGCTATTTCCCACAGGGTGAAAGCCGCGACCATCCGACCAAATTCCCCGCCAAGCAACGCTTCTACAGCGATCTGCAAGCCCTGCTGGAAAGCCAGTTCCACAATGAACAGCCACTGGTGGTGATGGGTGACGTCAACATTTCCCCGGAAGACTGCGACATCGGCATCGGCCCGGACAACATGAAGCGCTGGCTGAAAACCGGCAAATGCAGCTTCCTGCCGGAAGAGCGCGAGTGGATGGCCCGCCTGAAAAACTGGGGCCTGACCGACAGTTTCCGTCACCTGAACCCGGACGTGACCGACACGTTCAGCTGGTTCGA includes these proteins:
- a CDS encoding autotransporter assembly complex protein TamA produces the protein MKFPGRFTSGVLMLLSSCAALAQSELDVRIKPSNDELKANIEGYIGSLGDRDEEALQRFSRGAEEQARKAAQALGYYQPQIESDVKGGEKPRLVLNIDPGEPIRLRNVTVRVNGPAASLKSFRVPKSDVLKPGAVLNHGRYEDAKRLIQNQASRYGFFSGRFTSQKLMVDPRAGVADVELIYESGPRYALGKVSFEGDTPFDEDLLQRMVPFKAGEPYDSELIAELNRDLQSSGYFEGVRVDAAPTAAKNDVIPVDVKLDTRKPRTMGLGLGYSTDVGPRIKANWTRHWVNPQGDSYGWEAELSAPRQNVGLFYDIPLDPPLTDKLRWAGGYQYEDIDGSDTLSKLLTFGPEWHSKLPSGWQRVISLKWQREEYQLGDDSGLSTLLMPGVSYSYLKSDNRIDPHNGYRLTFESKVAKEGLGSDNNLVYGTALVKGLTTVFDKHRLLGRVQVGGSATNGYKSVPPSLRFFAGGDQSVRGYDYQSLSPENSEGDRIGGRYMVAGSVEYQYSIAEKWRVATFVDQGNSFNKLELPNLKTGVGIGVRWVSPVGPIRLDLAHALDDDGGIRLHFSMGPEL
- a CDS encoding GNAT family N-acetyltransferase, which codes for MPETQTAIADIHMLDRGYSREARSLLYQAYRHEPTFAYLFEAERPGYEQRVRATVRELVKQHFLQDLPAIGLLVNDRLIGIALIAPPQRRLGVTESWAWRLRMVLSTGFRCTRRYLEYHAAVEACVPTDSVHMLPLLGVHPQFQGKHFGEQLLQAVHNWCAVDETSQGVILDTGNPRYLEFYKRQGYEEIGEVAVGPVREHVFFHANPQVLQTATG
- the xthA gene encoding exodeoxyribonuclease III; the encoded protein is MKIVSFNINGLRARPHQLAALIEKHQPDVIGLQETKVHDDQFPLDEVRALGYHVYFHGQKGHYGVALLSRQEPIAVHKGFATDEEDAQRRFIWGTFADANGVPVTIMNGYFPQGESRDHPTKFPAKQRFYSDLQALLESQFHNEQPLVVMGDVNISPEDCDIGIGPDNMKRWLKTGKCSFLPEEREWMARLKNWGLTDSFRHLNPDVTDTFSWFDYRSRGFEDEPKRGLRIDVILASHGLLPRVKAAGVDYELRGMEKPSDHAPIWLELS